In one Enterobacteriaceae endosymbiont of Donacia thalassina genomic region, the following are encoded:
- the metG gene encoding methionine--tRNA ligase codes for MSLKKKILVTCALPYANGSIHLGHMLEHIQADIWVRYHRMIGNEIYFICADDAHGTPVMLKALQLKINPEDMINKIYYEHITDLKNFNISYDNYYTTHSHENFFFSKLIFNRLKKQKFIKKKIIQQLYDISHNIFLPDRFVKGICPNCKSINQYGDHCECCGSTYSSIDLITPISILSNTTPILCNSEHFFFDLPKFKNFLKNWITSGVLNHKIKNKIQEWFILGLKKWDITRDGPYFGFKIPKYMNKYFYVWLDAPIGYISTFKNLCDKKKINFYEWWKRNSSKELYHFIGKDIIYFHSLFWPAILEGSNFRKPTKLFVHGHVTLNGFKMSKSKGNFITAKKWLNFLDSDSLRYYYASKISSDINDIDFNLSDFVYKINGDIVNKIVNLASRNSYFINNYFNDNLSKNIDMLLYLKFVKKSEIIHEYFIQGKFSHVIKQIVILSDIANCYIDKYKPWLLIKNNLKKKEVQSICSMGINMFRVIMIYIKPIMPILSYKTELFLKNKLCINKIKIPLINKKINKFKPLFFRININNLNKLIEK; via the coding sequence ATGTCATTAAAAAAAAAAATATTAGTTACATGTGCTTTACCTTATGCTAATGGTAGCATTCATCTAGGTCATATGTTAGAGCATATACAAGCAGATATCTGGGTTAGATACCATCGTATGATAGGTAATGAAATATATTTTATTTGTGCTGATGACGCACATGGTACTCCTGTTATGTTAAAAGCTTTACAGTTAAAAATAAATCCAGAAGATATGATAAATAAAATATATTATGAACATATTACAGATTTAAAAAATTTTAACATTAGTTATGATAATTATTATACTACACACAGTCATGAAAATTTTTTTTTTTCTAAATTAATTTTTAATCGTTTAAAAAAACAAAAGTTTATTAAAAAAAAAATTATTCAACAATTATATGATATTTCTCATAATATATTTTTACCTGATAGATTTGTAAAAGGAATATGTCCTAATTGTAAATCTATAAACCAATATGGTGATCATTGTGAATGTTGTGGATCAACTTATTCGTCTATTGATTTAATTACCCCAATTTCAATTTTATCTAATACAACTCCTATATTATGTAATTCTGAACATTTTTTTTTTGATTTACCTAAATTTAAAAATTTTTTAAAAAATTGGATTACTTCTGGTGTTTTAAATCATAAGATAAAAAATAAGATACAAGAATGGTTTATTTTAGGTTTAAAGAAATGGGATATTACTAGAGATGGCCCATATTTTGGTTTTAAAATACCTAAATATATGAATAAATATTTTTATGTATGGTTAGATGCACCTATAGGTTATATAAGTACTTTTAAAAATTTATGTGATAAGAAAAAAATAAATTTTTATGAATGGTGGAAAAGAAATTCTAGTAAAGAATTATACCATTTTATAGGTAAAGATATTATTTATTTTCATAGTTTATTTTGGCCAGCAATATTAGAAGGAAGTAATTTTCGAAAACCTACGAAATTATTTGTTCATGGTCATGTAACATTAAATGGATTTAAAATGTCTAAATCTAAGGGTAATTTTATTACTGCAAAAAAATGGTTAAATTTTTTAGATTCTGATAGTTTACGTTATTATTATGCTTCTAAAATATCATCTGATATTAATGATATTGATTTTAATCTTTCTGATTTTGTTTATAAAATAAATGGAGATATTGTAAATAAAATTGTTAATTTAGCTTCAAGAAACTCATACTTTATTAATAATTATTTTAATGATAATTTATCTAAAAATATTGATATGCTTTTATATTTAAAATTTGTTAAAAAATCAGAAATTATTCATGAATATTTTATTCAAGGAAAATTTAGTCATGTTATTAAACAAATTGTAATTTTATCAGATATAGCTAATTGTTATATTGATAAATATAAACCATGGTTATTAATTAAAAATAATTTAAAAAAAAAAGAAGTTCAAAGTATTTGTTCTATGGGTATTAATATGTTTCGTGTAATAATGATATATATAAAACCTATTATGCCAATTTTATCTTATAAAACTGAATTATTTTTAAAAAATAAATTATGTATTAATAAAATTAAAATACCTTTAATAAATAAAAAAATTAATAAATTTAAGCCATTATTTTTTAGAATAAATATAAATAATTTAAATAAATTAATAGAAAAATAA
- a CDS encoding metal-dependent hydrolase — MTVKGHIIFTIASSILIQHFIFSNIMNHDDWWRIIPVSISTCLLPDIDNPKSILGRKIKILSYLINKIFGHRGFTHSLLSILSFGYIIFSINIKLNNIFDVRLGLIIGYCSHIIADILTPSGVPLLWPYKKKFRLPLITKKLLNEDIFCYLYLIFSLYLLYPICNNIIIKLFYQYI, encoded by the coding sequence ATGACAGTTAAAGGACATATAATATTTACAATAGCAAGTAGTATTTTAATACAACATTTTATTTTTTCTAATATTATGAATCATGATGATTGGTGGCGTATTATTCCTGTTTCAATTTCTACATGTCTTTTACCAGATATAGATAATCCAAAATCTATTTTAGGCCGTAAAATTAAAATTTTATCATATTTAATTAATAAAATATTTGGACACAGAGGTTTTACACATAGTTTATTATCTATTTTAAGTTTTGGATACATAATTTTTTCTATTAATATTAAATTGAATAATATTTTTGATGTTAGATTAGGTTTAATTATAGGTTACTGTAGTCATATTATTGCAGATATTTTAACCCCATCAGGGGTACCTTTACTATGGCCTTATAAAAAAAAATTTAGATTACCACTTATTACAAAAAAACTTCTTAATGAAGATATTTTTTGTTATTTATATTTAATATTTTCTTTATATTTATTGTATCCTATTTGTAATAATATTATAATAAAACTCTTTTATCAATATATTTAA